The Halorussus gelatinilyticus genome contains the following window.
CTCGTCCTCGGCGCGGGCGGACTCCTGCTGACGGCCTGCGTCGAGAAGCTCATCAGCTACCTGACCCGCGCGGCGTTCGGTCTCCGGGTGTCGCTGTTCGCGCTCGCCATCCTCTTCACGGGGTTCGAGTTCGACGACACGGTGGTGGCGCTCGTCCTCTCGGGCGGCGGCCTCGAAGGCGCGGCGCTCGGCACCGCCTTGGGGACCGCGCTCGCCATCGTCGGCGTCACGCTCGCGCTCGCGGCCGTCGTGCGCCCCTTCTCGGTGGACCTGCCGACCGACTACGTGGCGCTGTTCGCGCTCGGACCGCTCGTGCTGGTGCCGTTCGTGCTGGCCGGCACGCTCACGTTCGTCCACGGACTCCTGCTGGTCGGCGCGTTCGTGCTGGCGTTCGGCTACGTTCTCGTCCGGGAGTATCGGCGCGAGACGCCCGTCTTTCGGAACACCGAACTCGGCGAGTCGGTGCGCTCGGACGGCGGCGAGCGCGACTCGCGCCGCGGAACGGAGCGGGCCGACGGCGGCCACGCCCTGCCGAACTCGGTCGCCTCGATTCCGGAGGACCGCGTGGTCGCCGGCCGCACCGGGTCGGGGTGGCTCTGGATATCGCTCGCGGTCGCGGCGCTCGCGGGCATCGTCTTCGCCTCGATGCTGTTGGAGGCCGGGTCGGAGGCCGTCGTCGAGGGCACGGGAATCGACGGGACCGTCTTCGGCGCGACGGTGCTGACGGCCATCCTGACCTTCGAGGACGTGATGCTCACGCTCGAACCGGTCCGGCGCGGCGTCCCCGAAATCGGCGTCGGCAACGTCGTCGGGAGCGTCCTCTTCTCGGTGACGGGCAACGTCGGCGTCGTCATGCTCCTGAGCGACCTCACCATCTCGCGGTCGGTGCTGACGTTCCACCTCCCCGCGGTCGTCGTCGTCACGGCGCTCGCGGCCTACTTCTTCCACGAGGGCCGCCTGAAGCGCTGGCACGGCGCTCTGTTGGGCGGTCTCTACGTCGCCTACTGGGTGATTGCGCTCGCGGCGTTCGGCGGAGTGCCGTTAGGTGGGTGAGTCGGA
Protein-coding sequences here:
- a CDS encoding sodium:calcium antiporter, whose translation is MRLRVVEVDMLRRGVGVGLVAVALLVAGVTGGVAAGSVAEAGVVAPDGAGGGGGSEGGIEGLVGGFLDGKGLVGAILVLGAGGLLLTACVEKLISYLTRAAFGLRVSLFALAILFTGFEFDDTVVALVLSGGGLEGAALGTALGTALAIVGVTLALAAVVRPFSVDLPTDYVALFALGPLVLVPFVLAGTLTFVHGLLLVGAFVLAFGYVLVREYRRETPVFRNTELGESVRSDGGERDSRRGTERADGGHALPNSVASIPEDRVVAGRTGSGWLWISLAVAALAGIVFASMLLEAGSEAVVEGTGIDGTVFGATVLTAILTFEDVMLTLEPVRRGVPEIGVGNVVGSVLFSVTGNVGVVMLLSDLTISRSVLTFHLPAVVVVTALAAYFFHEGRLKRWHGALLGGLYVAYWVIALAAFGGVPLGG